CGCTATACATTGTCAGTCCTAAGTCGCCATCCCCCATTGCACCATCCAGTTCAATCAAATGCTCTTTTACCTCAGCCATAGTCGCTTCAACACTATCTAAAATTCTAATCAATATTTCTTTTGTCACTGTTTCCATCTGAACACCTCCTAGCGGCTCTGTTCAAAGAATGGCGAATATGCCGGCGCATCTATCAATTCTTTTAATTCTTCATCTAGTTTCAAAAGTGTAATTGACATTCCTGCCATTTCAAGTGAAGTCGCGTATTGCCCAATATATTTACGGTGGATATTAATGCCCTGCTCCATTAATATCTGATGGGTCTTCCGATACGCTAAATACAATTCTTCTTTTGGGGTCGCACCCAATCCATTGACTAAAACCGCTACTTCATCTCCAGATTGATATGGCAAATCCTCAAGTATTTTTTTCAATATATCCTCAACTACACAATCTACCGATTGCAATTTCGTGCGGTGAATTCCTGGTTCACCATGAATCCCCATACCGATTTCCATTTCATCTTCACCGATACTAAACGTTGCTTTACCTGCTTCAGGCACAATACAAGGCGTAAGTGCAACACCCATCGTCCGCATCCGATCTACCGTTTTTTGCGCAATACGCGTAACCTCAGCTAACGAAAACATTTTTTCGGCTGCTGCACCTGCAGTTTTATAAGCAAAGAATAACCCAGCAACACCACGTCTTTTATCTGCTTTCTCCTTTGGTGCTGACGCTACATCATCCGTTACCAAAACTTCAGCAATTTCAATGTCATCCATCGCCGCCAAATCGGCTGCCATACCAAAATTCATAATATCGCCGCCATATCTTCCATATAAATGGAGTACACCTGCACCGTTATCAATCGCTTTATCCACTTCATACATAGCTTCTGCACTTGGCGATGCAAAGACATTTCCAACCGTTACCCCATCTGCTAATCCATAGCCTACATATCATAAAAACACCGGCAAATGTCCCGAACCGCCACCCGTTGCAATTGCAACTTTTCCCGGCTTCTTTGCATCAGCTCGAACTAAACAATGATAACTGTCATTGAGCATTTTTAATGATTCTGGATGCGCAAGTACAATGCCCTCCACTGTTTCACGGGCAAAATCTTCCGGTTTATTGATTAATTTTTTCAATCTCATCACCTCCAATGCATTTATTTTTTTAATAATTTTATTTCTTTTGGATACTCCCATTTTTGTAATTCCGCCAATGGAACCACTGGAGGTTCCTCTCCGCCATTGATCGTAAGCGCACGATAATACACCTCTGCAGTTTCTTCTACATAATGCGCTTTTAACAAAGCTTCTTTCAACTCTTTATCAACCGCTAATACACCATGGCTTTCCATCAATACTGCATCAGAAATTTGCAAGGGTTCAACTATACTCTGGGCAAGTTCCGGCGTACCCGGGCGGCCATAATCGGCTACTGGAATATAGCCTTTTTTACATCCTAAGCCAAGAATTTCATAAATCACTGCTGGAATTGGTTTATGCAATACGGCAAAGGCTGTAGCAAATCTAGAATGCGTATGCGCAACAGCATGGACATCACTACGACATTTATAAGCCGCTAAATGCATTAAACTTTCACTTGTTGGGCGCAATCCAGTTTCTGCTTCTATTACATTTGCTTCTAAATCAATCACACAAATATCATGATAACTTAACTCTTCACGATCAACACCTGTCGGTGTAATACATACATAACCAGTTTTTGGATCACGAACGCTAAAATTTCCCGCTCTATGTTTGCAAAGGCCAGAACGATCTGCGCTTAATGCATATTGAACAACCTGTTTTTTTAAATCTTCTAACATGATATATCTCTCCTATCTGCTCTACAAAATTTTCTATTCCCAAAACTCTTCTTATTTTTGATCTAATTGCGCATTTACTTTTTGCATATATTTGTAATACCATGCAAAGGCAACAGCAAAAATCGCTAACGCTCCAATTCCCAGCAACTCACCATTAAACGCATGCGCAATTGCCCATCTAAATTCAGGAGCTTCTAATTGAATCCAAGTAATAAATTGTCCTGCCGTAACTTGTAATGTCCCAGTTTTCGCCGCCATATCTGTAATCATTGGCGCAAAACTTGTTGCAACAGCCAAATACATCGGCGTAGCAATCGTTGAGATAATAATCATTCTAAATAAATTTCCACCTGCTACAATTAAGGCTGGAACTGCTACCACAACGTTGATAATTGACGCTAATGGAATAACATTGTTCATTCCCATTTGACTCATCACTAAAGCTAAGATAAG
This genomic interval from Selenobaculum gibii contains the following:
- a CDS encoding class II aldolase/adducin family protein, which encodes MLEDLKKQVVQYALSADRSGLCKHRAGNFSVRDPKTGYVCITPTGVDREELSYHDICVIDLEANVIEAETGLRPTSESLMHLAAYKCRSDVHAVAHTHSRFATAFAVLHKPIPAVIYEILGLGCKKGYIPVADYGRPGTPELAQSIVEPLQISDAVLMESHGVLAVDKELKEALLKAHYVEETAEVYYRALTINGGEEPPVVPLAELQKWEYPKEIKLLKK